In one Streptomyces sp. NBC_00597 genomic region, the following are encoded:
- a CDS encoding DUF4241 domain-containing protein yields MPITAPDFSWFFTPGSTFSYEEGPTGTLAVVDGGELWLPTGRVVACDPFIGLGGGYTAPFTAEAAPGRYRVQVAMATLTEPGEEPADKPHRRVAAARLLITDRPVVSWELAVRDGQDLAELDDDGFFGYGVDAGAGSFYDAACDDSFPDCEGDVGPLWDAFEAAGHVAGVHLVDGENGHNLAAFSSGFGDGHYPTWIGRDAAGAVTCFVTDFFVVPDGQAPAMS; encoded by the coding sequence GTGCCGATCACCGCCCCCGACTTCTCCTGGTTCTTCACACCGGGCAGCACCTTCTCGTACGAGGAGGGCCCTACCGGGACGCTCGCCGTCGTCGACGGGGGCGAGCTGTGGCTGCCCACCGGCCGAGTGGTGGCCTGCGACCCGTTCATCGGTCTGGGCGGGGGCTACACGGCGCCGTTCACCGCCGAGGCGGCGCCGGGCCGCTACCGGGTGCAGGTGGCCATGGCCACGCTGACCGAGCCCGGCGAGGAGCCGGCGGACAAGCCGCACCGCCGGGTCGCCGCCGCCCGGCTGCTCATCACCGACCGCCCCGTGGTGAGCTGGGAGCTCGCCGTGCGGGACGGCCAGGACCTTGCGGAACTCGACGACGACGGGTTCTTCGGGTACGGCGTCGACGCGGGCGCGGGCTCCTTCTACGACGCCGCCTGCGACGACTCCTTCCCCGACTGCGAGGGGGACGTAGGGCCGCTCTGGGACGCCTTCGAGGCCGCCGGGCACGTGGCGGGCGTCCACCTCGTCGACGGGGAGAACGGCCACAACCTCGCGGCCTTCTCCTCCGGTTTCGGTGACGGCCACTACCCGACCTGGATCGGCAGGGACGCCGCGGGCGCCGTCACCTGTTTCGTCACCGATTTCTTCGTCGTTCCCGACGGCCAGGCCCCCGCGATGTCGTAG
- the gltX gene encoding glutamate--tRNA ligase, with amino-acid sequence MANANVRVRFCPSPTGNPHVGLVRTALFNWAFARHHGGTFVFRIEDTDAARDSEESYDQLLDSLRWLGFTWDEGPEIGGPHAPYRQSQRMDIYADVAQRLRDGGYAYDCYCTTEELDARRAAARAAGKPSGYDGHCRDLTAVQLEAYQGEHRPSIVRFRMPDEPITFTDLVRGELTFTPENVPDFGILRANGAPLYTLVNPVDDALMQITHVLRGEDLLSSTPRQIALYKALMELGIATGVPEFGHLPYVMGEGNKKLSKRDPESSLNLYRERGFLPEGLLNYLSLLGWSFSKDQDIFSIEEMVAKFDIPDVNANPARFDLKKAEAINADHIRLLDPKAFADACAPWLAAPHANWEPVDFDAEAWAAIAPYAQTRVTVLSDITANVDFLFRKEPVDDQVSWDKAMKGEPAALLNSARAHLDTADWSDPESLKQAVLTAGEAHGLKLGKAQAPVRVAVTGRTVGLPLFESLQILGKDRSLSRIDAALAKLAA; translated from the coding sequence GTGGCTAACGCGAACGTCCGCGTACGTTTCTGTCCCTCCCCGACCGGCAACCCCCACGTGGGCCTGGTCCGGACCGCCCTCTTCAACTGGGCGTTCGCCCGCCACCACGGCGGTACGTTCGTCTTCCGCATCGAGGACACCGACGCGGCGCGCGACTCCGAGGAGTCGTACGACCAGCTGCTCGACTCGCTGCGCTGGCTCGGCTTCACCTGGGACGAGGGCCCCGAGATCGGCGGCCCGCACGCCCCGTACCGCCAGTCGCAGCGCATGGACATCTACGCGGACGTCGCACAGCGCCTGCGCGACGGCGGCTACGCGTACGACTGCTACTGCACCACCGAGGAGCTGGACGCGCGCCGCGCCGCCGCCCGCGCGGCCGGCAAGCCCTCCGGCTACGACGGCCACTGCCGCGACCTGACCGCCGTGCAGCTGGAGGCGTACCAGGGCGAGCACCGCCCCTCGATCGTCCGCTTCCGGATGCCCGACGAGCCGATCACCTTCACCGACCTGGTCCGCGGCGAGCTGACCTTCACCCCGGAGAACGTGCCGGACTTCGGCATCCTGCGGGCCAACGGCGCTCCGCTGTACACGCTGGTCAACCCGGTCGACGACGCGCTGATGCAGATCACGCACGTCCTGCGCGGCGAGGACCTGCTGTCCTCCACCCCGCGGCAGATCGCGCTCTACAAGGCGCTGATGGAGCTCGGCATCGCCACCGGCGTCCCCGAGTTCGGCCACCTGCCGTACGTCATGGGCGAGGGCAACAAGAAGCTCTCCAAGCGCGACCCGGAGAGCTCGCTCAACCTGTACCGCGAGCGCGGCTTCCTTCCCGAGGGCCTGCTGAACTACCTCTCGCTCCTCGGCTGGTCCTTCTCCAAGGACCAGGACATCTTCTCGATCGAGGAGATGGTGGCGAAGTTCGACATCCCGGACGTGAACGCGAACCCGGCGCGCTTCGACCTCAAGAAGGCCGAGGCGATCAACGCCGACCACATCCGCCTGCTGGACCCGAAGGCCTTCGCGGACGCCTGCGCGCCGTGGCTGGCGGCCCCGCACGCCAACTGGGAGCCGGTGGACTTCGACGCCGAGGCCTGGGCGGCCATCGCGCCGTACGCCCAGACCCGGGTCACCGTCCTGTCGGACATCACCGCCAACGTCGACTTCCTGTTCCGCAAGGAGCCGGTCGACGACCAGGTGTCCTGGGACAAGGCGATGAAGGGCGAGCCCGCGGCCCTCCTGAACAGCGCCCGCGCCCACCTGGATACGGCCGACTGGAGCGACCCCGAGTCCCTCAAGCAGGCCGTCCTGACCGCCGGCGAGGCCCACGGCCTCAAGCTGGGCAAGGCCCAGGCCCCGGTCCGCGTGGCCGTCACCGGCCGCACGGTCGGCCTGCCGCTCTTCGAGTCCCTCCAGATCCTGGGCAAGGACCGCTCGCTGTCCCGCATCGACGCGGCCCTGGCCAAGCTCGCCGCGTAG